The following coding sequences lie in one Ictalurus punctatus breed USDA103 chromosome 16, Coco_2.0, whole genome shotgun sequence genomic window:
- the znrd2 gene encoding protein ZNRD2 has product MNLPVVEEEEGGSGRDSVALLVCMLNSSMALNADEEDFEWEPPSEAEMKVIQARRERQDKISKLMGDYLLKGYRMLSDCCDICGTILLQDKQRKNYCVACQELDSDIDKDNPALNAQAALSQVRERQLANLHPLEADETTATVPEVPPSSRPEHCDGAVSGLRAPPPPLPPPQPRPLPAASSPPLQNPSSVSGSVALTPRPPPHRQDAVDAQDVVLQKLRWATQELQTAVSLESCVQLCGLIRACAETLQSLKHLQD; this is encoded by the exons ATGAATCTCCctgtagtagaagaagaagaaggcggAAGTGGGCGAGATTCAGTCGCGCTGTTGGTGTGTATGTTAAACAGCAGCATGGCGCTGAACGCAG ATGAGGAGGATTTTGAGTGGGAGCCCCCGAGCGAGGCGGAGATGAAGGTGATTCAGGCTCGAAGGGAGCGTCAGGATAAAATCAGTAAACTGATGGGAGATTATTTACTGAAGGGCTACAGGATGCTGAGCGACTGCTGCGACATCTGCGGG ACGATTCTGCTGCAGGATAAACAAAGGAAGAATTACTGTGTGGCCTGTCAGGAGCTCGACTCGGACATCGATAAAGACAACCCCG ctctGAACGCTCAGGCAGCTCTGTCTCAGGTACGAGAGCGACAACTCGCCAATCTTCACCCACTTGAGGCTGATGAAACCACAGCCACTGTGCCAGAAGTCCCACCCAGTAGCAGACCGGAGCACTGCGATGGAGCGGTGTCTGGCCTCAGAGCCCCTCctccccctcttcctcctccgcAACCCCGCCCCCTTCCTGCTGCGTCCTCCCCCCCGCTGCAGAACCCGAGCAGTGTCTCCGGCTCTGTAGCTCTtactcctcgtcctcctcctcatcgCCAGGACGCCGTGGACGCGCAGGACGTGGTGCTGCAGAAGCTGCGCTGGGCCACGCAGGAGCTGCAGACGGCCGTCTCACTCGAGTCCTGCGTGCAGCTGTGCGGTCTGATCCGCGCCTGCGCAGAGACACTGCAGAGCCTCAAACACCTGCAGGACTGA
- the LOC108276659 gene encoding solute carrier family 35 member F4, whose protein sequence is MNKLSAKVSPCSTLPPATPHTASTSEADVRSEESVSVQESGPSERPCRCPVWAMIRLAAGVVLGVGMATTWVGAAHSAKQTLTHFNAPFFIFWFCSIWNLLMFPLYYIGYLLTEKHRETPTARFRKCLQFLGDGDVTVRVLLRFSAPFSMFWSVSGFLYLRALSRTSVTDCSAVMCCNSAFTFLLTWICLKERFLGVRVVAVILSITGIVMLAYSDGFYSDSITGVALGVGSASCSALYNVLYRKRVGTLDPGPASVLLCCVGICVFVLHSWVCVLLYVTHMEFWPPSQPVPWNTLCTTASLLLVFNVLVYMGGVCTYPALISLGVLLTVPASAAVDVWVLEAPPLSDMRSGALGLISAAFVLLLFPEDWDEKTVQWISSVWTQKTLNT, encoded by the exons aTGAATAAACTGTCAGCGAAGGTCTCTCCATGCTCCACACTTCCACCTGCCACACCGCACACAGCCTCCACCTCAG AGGCTGACGTGAGGAGTGAGGAGAGTGTGTCGGTGCAGGAGTCAGGGCCAAGCGAGCGTCCGTGTCGGTGTCCGGTCTGGGCGATGATACGGTTAGCGGCGGGCGTGGTGCTGGGGGTCGGCATGGCAACGACATGGGTGGGGGCGGCTCACAGCGCTAAacaaactctcacacacttCAACGCTCCTTTCTTCATCTTTTGGTTCTGCAGCATCTGGAACCTGCTGATGTTCCCTCTGTATTACATCGGATATTTACTGAccgagaaacacagagagacaccGACAGCTCGGTTCAG gaagtGTTTGCAGTTCCTGGGTGATGGGGATGTGACAGTGAGGGTGTTGTTGAGGTTCTCTGCTCCGTTCTCCATGTTCTGGAGTGTGTCGGGGTTCCTGTACCTGCGCGCTCTCAGCAGGACGTCAGTGACAGACTGCAGCGCTGTGATGTGCTGTAACTCCGCCTTCACCTTCCTGCTCACCTGGATCTGCCTTAAGGAGCGCTTCCTGGGAGTCAGG gtGGTAGCGGTGATTCTCTCTATAACAGGAATTGTGATGTTAGCGTACTCTGATGGCTTCTACAGCGACTCTATCACTGGCGTGGCTCTCGGGGTCGGATCAGCCTCATGCTCTGCACtgtataac GTGTTGTACAGGAAGCGTGTAGGGACACTTGATCCCGGCCCAGCAAGCGTTTTGTTGTGCTGTGTgggtatttgtgtgtttgtgttgcactcgtgggtgtgtgtgctgctgtacGTCACGCACATGGAGTTCTGGCCTCCATCTCAGCCTGTGCCCTGGAACACACTCTGCACCACGGCCTCACTGCTGCTCg tgTTTAATGTGCTAGTGTACATGGGAGGAGTGTGCACTTATCCTGCGCTCATCTCACTCGGGGTCCTGCTCACGGTTCCAGCCAGCGCAG cgGTAGATGTGTGGGTGTTGGAGGCTCCGCCCCTCAGTGACATGCGCTCGGGGGCGTTGGGTTTGATCTCGGCTGCGTTTGTGCTGCTGCTGTTCCCAGAGGATTGGGACGAGAAAACTGTGCAGTGGATCAGTTCAGTGTGGACTCAAAAAACCCTCAACACTTAA